taaaatttgttttgataataaaaattttgtttaaaatatatgatcagaaatattatatattttttgattgcACACACATTGAATGTGCATGAGCACTAGTTATAATAGAATACCTAAGAAAGTTTATGCGATAATAAATCATTGGGTGCttaaaaattatcaaatcaatatgaacttgatatactttAAACTATTTAGATAAATAGATAGAAGACACACACTTCGTGATAATGTAGAACAAATGGGACCTAACATTAAATTAAAGTGAGATAATGAATTTTGTACATGCTAAACAAAAATGTCTTCTGAGTTCCCAAAGGATAAAGACGCCGCTTTAAAATAATTTGGGGACGATGCATTGGGTCAAGAGGATCTTTTTCATTTACTCTATCATGTACTgcaatgtataaatatttgttattattttgaaatgaaatataaatCAATGCATATTACGAATCAAAATACTAGAATATGTTAATTTGAACGTGGGATTGTAATTGATATTTATCTATATATCATTGCTTTGCATGTTTCAATGGATTTGCTATCATTAGATAATCCATATCACAACAAAATCTTTAAATTTAGCACTTTCTTTTAAGAGTGAACTTTGATTTTTACTATAATTTGGTTATCCTTATCATTAGATAATGGTAATATATTAACAAATCTCAAAATTTGACACTATTTTACTAGTCAAATTTGTGATTTAATAGTCTGTTACGTCCAATACAACTAGTTGCGAAATTAGGATTTAAATCGATAACCATCTAGTTATTTCAATAGCGGAAAGGttcaatttttgaaacatttgcattatgtgatttatgtttaTGATTATTTTATCTACAATCTCAATTCTAATTTCTTGGAGTACTATTTAATTGTGTTTTTGATTACTCATCTACAAATTCGATATCGATTTGAAAATCATCATGTTACGTATAAGATTGCTTATCTAATtgctaaatttaaattaaaatctaCCAGgtcaataatgtcatgattctaGTTTCTTGAAATACTATTATGTTTCTAATAATTCTTCTATAATTTTGATTTCAGTTAAAAAGCCACTATCTATGCAATATATAAAGTTAGAGGGATCGCAATTAATGTAAACttttttatgtcattttttaaactttcaattttattcttaaaaaaaaactaattttggcTTTGACTACTTAATCACATTTTGCCAAAGGCTTGTTTGGATAGCCATTTTCCACCGAAAAATAGCCTtgttttccgtgaacacatttccctatcacctttttacctcacatacatcaaatcactacagtattttttcaacgaaaaattcatgaaaaatacaatccaaacacacactAAACTATGCATAACTACCCTAAATATTGTAATTAATAAATTACAATAATCTtataatccaaaattttttaaataaatttttaataaatgtatttacacaaaaataaattttatataaaattaaattcttttaattatttatgtatataattacTCATCTATGCCAACtaacaattaaatttaaattgtcataatttttttttgtcaagtaAGCATTTATAAATTAAAATTGGAGTACACGTAGTTTCATTTTTACGTATTCCAAGGATTATTGCATCTGATCAATTTTTCCTGCTCTTCCTGCTCTTTGCAACTTATTTCCTGTCAATTAGGCATGGGGAGCTACTCCCGAATTAATGACAATTTTTAGGTGCATACAATGCCTGTACAAATGCCCATAAATTAtcgtttagaaaaaaaaatacaaatgccCATAAGTTGTTGATGGGCATACATGTTATTTCTCCTAAAAGTACGATAAATCTTGTATGAAACTTCTACCCGGTCCCGGTCACTACTTTTAATAACTTTGCTTTGCCCAGGCCCACAGTGATGTATTGTCCTAATTTCCTTTGCTCTTCCCACCATGCATAGGCGAGTCAGCTTTCCACCATAGACGGAACCATGAAAACTGAAACTGCCTCGTGTAAATAATCAAGCCTTTATTTTTATGTTACGCTGCTACGCACCCCGTGGCGACGATGATGGTGAGGTGGACTTGCAATTGAATCTATCCGATGGTTGGTAAGTTTAACTTGTGGTTCGCGTCTCAAGTTCGGCTCtaaattattggagaatttcttcatatataaatatatacttCCTCACTTTTTTTAcaactgacgtttaagaaatttactctagtgtacttttatctgccgttttattatccccatacaatattaattatttttttacaattttatccttttatctctctttttccAATACAAGATTCTTAATTACTATTCATAGTAATTATTGTTTCTCTTCTTATAACAACTCTAGTAATTATCTGCCCCTCcgtattctttcttcttttctcgcAGTATATTGAACCCCCTTTGTTCAACATGTGCTTGTGTGAATTCAATATTTAAATCTATTTCAAGAAGAGGCTGTTTATGTGTTTGAAGCCATGTCTAAAAGAATACAAATaatgtatttttcttgagaCTAGTTTATATAGTGAAGTCCTTATAGCCTCTCAAAATATTTGGTGGGAGTTAAAAATGTTTAAAATTTTAGATTAAAAAtttaggtgaaaatttttggtgggaaagtttttcattttagaaaCATTTAATTTGATGGGAGTTAATTTGCATTGCTTTTTGCCTAgtaaaacagcaccatttagtattttagtgagagaaaatatgggtgaattggacaattaatgagggtacaaaaggaaagtagtatACAGATTTAAGtaatgaaaaatttttcttaattgatgtgcaaaaccttaaacgtcagttatagaAAAAGGGAAGGAGTATATGATTGGAAGCAGGCCAAATCGCGAGGCGTACAAGACAAATTGCAGATACCACTACTGTTTCTTGAGATGTAACCGAAGAGCGAAGCAATTCATCGACCACCTTTTTGGTTGGGTCGGGGTAGATTAAAGTACACCTAACAAATCACTtaaacaaggaaaaaggaagacGTTCGCTGTAATTTCTCCAGGGCTTGAAGTCATAAAAACGCTACTATTGTCGTCAAATCTTTAAAAACCGACTGTAGTATCCTATTATTGTATATACGTACACATTCCAGAAATATGTATATAAGTAACAAATTGATTGAATTAGAACTTCAGTTGGTCTTTGACTTTCTGTTAAACTCTTCCTCGGGTCGTgtttaaggatatatatatatatatatatatatatatatatattttttgggtgGGTCGTGTTTAGGGATTAAGTTGTGAGTGCTACTTGCTACCTACCACTGAGCAGCTGAAGAACAGTATAATCTACAAGAAGATTCCCTACTGAACAGTTTcctcctttaaaaaaaaaaaaaaaaccgctctctctaatttttttttttttgggagaacaAATTTTGTGCTTGTATGATTGGGGGGTCAAAGAGTCGTGGACACGTGATTTAGGTGGTGATAGGCTTTTCATGACATTGGCAGCCTGTGAACGAGTTAGCGTCACTTTGTAATTGACATCTTTCGTCCTCTTCCTCTTTGTGTTTTGTTcacctttattttattttgtcggGTTGCAATGTCAGTATACAGATGCATCTTATCGGTACTGCAATAAGTGCATGCCATGAAAATGCTGCGTGCATGAATGATTAATGTTgtgctaattttttttcccttcaagTAACTTCTTTCAACTATTATCTGCTTAATCTAATTAGCCCTGGGAGGCACAGACCCtttgaccctttttttttttttttttttgggataagtgaagatattttaaatataaaatctcTCCTGCGTTCGCTCCCATAAACATTGATATATGGCAGTTGGTATTTTCTCGCATGCATCGTCCtaattagggctgcaaacgaatcgagcggctcgagtcaagcttgagtcgagctcgagctagctcgagtcaaattcgagctcgaactcgagttcagaATATTAAGtccggctcgcgagcttgagtatacatatatatatacatatatatatttttttatttttatttaataataaaattacatatattatatataattttttaattttttattttcatagtaaaattacgtatattatatataaatttttttattttttattttcatagtaaatttacgtatatatccttaatattttattatttattaagaaaaaaaatattattttattaattttttaaaaaataaaataattattttttatttttttcgagcttgacttgattcgagtcaaactcgagtttgaaaattgccggctcgtcgagttcgagctcgagctcgagcttgataaaatttagtcgagactcgactcgattagctcaaaactcgactcggttcggttcgtttgcagccctagtccTAATATAACAGGTTAACAAACTCTGTACAATTTTCGGGGCAGGGGAAGCTCCCAAAGTAAACTAATTATGCGTGAGAAATGACATAGGAGTAAAAAACGTAACGGATTTTCTGTCCCAAATCTTGTGTCATTCTAtgtcttattttttattatcttgatatttctcctacataaataCCATATTTTAGTTCTTGTTTATTTCCTTAAGATCCGATAACTATTAACTGagtaatatacaaaatttaacaaactaaaaaattcaaaatgcataaaaaatgagatttaacaaactaaaaaattcaaaatgcataaaaaatgagattttttacgaattttctgctgtattttttaattttctattatatattacttttttgaaactgttgcatttattttttattcaattaatagttattggattttaaggaaacaaaaaaaagaactaaaacatgatgtttatgtaggaaaaataacaatataataaaaaatatgacAGAAAATTGCATAGAgcgtgggacagaagatccgttgcgagtAAAAAACCTAGAGAGCACGTGGAGATTAAAAAGCTACGACAAGATTATTATTGATTAccaagggggaaaaaaaaaaaaaagaaacatgtaGCAGATTCGGCCTCACGTGACGGTACATAAGCGCTTAGTTCTATGATTCTGAGGATTGCGGTGACTGAGTAGTGTACGCGTTGCTGACTTCAATATGAGGGTAGATGTAAAtagcaaaaaaaacaaaaggcgGAGCGACATTTTCCATTCTTCATGGAAAATCGAGAATCAATCCCACGTGAATATGATTGCGACGGAAGCTTATAAGGGAGAAAGCTTTCTAACTTTCGACTTCTATCTAAATTCTAAACTGCGTTGATGATTTGTACAGCATTCATTCAACGACCGACTCATTATTATTTCAtcgttttttctttctctctctctttcgtTTTGGTGATATGATGATCGATTGAAATCCACAGCTCGAAAGGAAGCATGCATGTTTTGCTTTGGCCGGACAACAGCCTATCCTTGACTAGCAAAATGTCAATCTCAGAATCCGCCATGGGATCTTTCCAGGAAGCTCCTCAAAAGAATTTATTGTCCCCATAAGGATAAGGTGACTGTCATCCGGCAATCGCTTCAACAATTCCACCACAAATCAATCAAAGCACAACCCACTCCTATCCATCAAAACAACCCCTTCTCTCACTTATTTCCctcaaaaaataagaagaagaaaagagagacttgtaatttttttttcttcgttTGAGCTACGTACAAAACCTTTAACTCAAGGCATTTGTTGAGTGGTGACTTCTGACTCGCGTATTTCAAGCTCTCCGTCTACGCAACCAGACCAGAGAGAGGGAACGAATTTTACACCTGACCTGGATTCTATTTTGGGTCATGAAGTGAAGCATACGCATTTTCCCTGCTTCCAAACCAATTGACGTTTGCGTTTGGTTTGTAATTTCAGTACTGGAACAGAAATCAGACTAAACATTTAAGATATTACTAATTCCATAATTCCTAaagagttcttttttttttttcatattgcTAAAACGTATTGCAAAGTAAAGCGAGGGCAATCAAATTTGTGTTGAAAAATCATAACATTTGATATTCATTCCAAGTAACCAAATTTGATAGCAACtctaaaattttcatttcatcCAACGGGTCTTAAGAAATTAACGGTAGTGCCTCAAATGCGTTTCACTGATGTTCAATCACGGGGGAAAGCCTGTCGATGAAAATATCTTTGGCGCGCCCCAGATGCTGTAGAGGAAAGCCATACAGCATTTTATGAAGGAAAACACTTCGAGAACAAACAACTTTTTCCTCCTGCATTACTCTTTATGGGCAAGACATCTGGGAAGGAGCTGGGAGATTTTTCAACTGGGGTTCGTCAGAGTATCTATAACTGGACCAATTCACCTACAGAATGTCAATAAGATCAAAAGAAGCTGGCCCAATTAGCCCAATAAATGTATATTAATTGGTTCAAGCCCAGTGACCATTTCGATTTCTGGGGGGTTGACTTCCGAATTAAAGGAGAATTTAAATGCCAGGTGAGAAGAGCCAGACGACTGTTATTTCTCCCTGCCTGCTTACGATGGAAAGAAAGGACTGGAATGTTCTGCACTTTGGTGCCGTTTGGTAAAAGGTTTCCAAatgaagaatttgaaaaaaatttgtaattatTATTTGGATTACTATTATCAAAATTGGGATTTTGGAatcatatttaaaaattttaaattcttcaATTCCCTAGTAACTTGGAAGGTTTTGGACAAAATCCAAATCTAATTTCTATCTAATTTATTGAAAACTAGAGATGACAATGGGAGCACCCGCCCCGCTACCCGTTaaaaaaagttaatatataattatatacatatatgtaattaaatatatataataattataatatttaattaaatataattatataatatacattataaatatatatttaatatataatttattagtataattaatatttatatatattatatataattatattataatattaatataattatatttaattatatataatatttaatttaattaatttaaaacttgtaataatgatatatatatatatgtattatataatgtatattagcatatataatataattgatattatcaattatactaataagtatacatgtttactaatagaagttgttatttaattatactaaacttactaatacttttaattagaaaaaatttcttatatcgCATTTCAAAAGAATCaacgaaccaaacatcaattataataataatatatatttgtGGTATTGAACCAAACAGATCTATTGAAATAACTAACTCTATTTCAAATCTAAAATGAACAATCCCAAATCCCAATCAGATTCCAAAAGTGCTAACCAAACGGtacctctcttttttttctccctgCTTACATTGGAAAGAAGGACTGGAATGTTCTAAAGTATTAGTTACGCCTCTGAAATTTGTTTTCTGTTTAAGGAAGCGGGTCGACGCCCGCCGTCTCCGTCGCGTTTTATCTTTCAGCAGGGGACGGTCGAAGCCGAGCCATTAATATCGCCTTTCCGACTTTCCTCATCTCCACCCCAATTTAggtaacttttcttaattttctgtGGATCTTTCTACTTTTGTATATGCAGTCCTTTTGAAatcattttgtttttgcttcGTTATCTGTTCTGTCTCATGCTTTGGTGAATAAGGGCTCGAGTTTTAAGGGTTGGTTAAGGATTTAGGGTTTGTTATGACATCTTGTTATTCATCGAATTGAGGCGTTCTCAATTACAAATCCTTACTCGATTTTAGAAATTGGCGTGTATATCATTTGCAGGTTATGGGCTTTAGGTTAATGAGGAGTTGGGTAGAATTACAGGATGTGGTCCCTGACTTTGATCCTCAATTGTGTACCAGTTACATTGCTTCTCaattagtaaatttttttttttgcctctttGGTGTTTTTGGCAGTTTAGGATGCTTTTTGCTTTTGGCAATTTTATTCGTTGGCTTTAATCAAGGTTGTTCATTTCGTCTTCAGTTCAATCCGACTATTAGTTGCCGTTTGAATTGGTGGTTTATGGTTTTTGATGGCAAGTGATATTGGGAAATCTGCTACTGCTACTATGCCTGCTGGGACGGAGaacctttcttcttcaggaacTGGTGATGGGGATGCAAGTGATTTTGAATGCAACATTTGCTTTGATATAGCTCAGGATCCCATCGTCACCCTTTGCGGTCACTTGTACTGTTGGCCTTGTCTCTTTAGATGGTTGCGCCACCACTCGCActcacatgagtgccctgtttgtAAGGCCCTGATACAGGAGGAGAAGTTAGTTCCTCTGTACGGGCGAGGAAGGACTGCGACCGATCCTAGGTCAAAACCTGTCCCTGGTGTAGAAATTCCTGATCGACCTGCAGGACAGAGACCCCAGACAGctcctcctcctcatcctcatcccgaTTCAGCTAACTTTCTGAATTTTGGTTTGGGACTTGCTGGAGGATTTCTACCGGTGATGACTGCAGGGTTTGGTAGCTTTGCCATGTTGGCTGGTTTTGGTGGGATTTTGCCGTCGATGTTCAGCTTTCAGATTCACGGATTTCCAACCGCACCTGTATATGGCACGGGTTCAGGATATCCACATACTTATCCTGGCGGTTATTATCATGGTGCTAATGTTCCCAGAGCTCCAATGACTCCTCAAGGTTCACAGGCTGAAGATAACAAGCTACTGATCCTTCTCCTTATAATTCTCAGTCTGGTTGTTCTTTCCTTGATATGGTGATGAGTGATAAATACGCATTATAGTTTTCAGTCTTACCATTTTGTAAATGTTGCGAGGCTTTGCCAGCCCTGCATGCTGACTGTTAAATTTGAATCTTGATAACATCTCTGCCCCTTTTTTGCATTCTTGGTGAGGTTCATATTTGGCACATAACGCTCTTCTCTAAACGAAGTTCAACCTTCTGAGTTCATGTTTACTACCTACTCAATGGAAAATGGAGGGAGGAGCTGTGGAGCGGTAATAGTTAAATCACAGCGAAACGACGCAGCTGCCAGTGCCAGGAGATGATTTGCCTTGCTCGAGTTGAGTTGGAGATCACCCGTCTGTACACTGCTCTTTTCCTCTTTGGCACATAGATGTGGTACCACGTTTTTCTGATGCTGTGATGCAATCGGTACTTTGTTGGAATGGGGAAGCATTCGCAGCGATGCAGTACGCATTTTTGCGTCGTGTGAACTGTGAATATTAAAGACGAAGTGCAAAGTCAGGACATTGCGAAATGGAGAAGGAAATTCTGTTGAAAGTCAGGAGGACTTTTCTACAATTATATGTAATGACAAAGTTCTGATGGTAACTGTTTCATCTgcctcaaaaagaaaaaattgtagAACTTTCGTAAAAGGTGctcgtaaaaaaaaaaggaaagtaaaATCTGTGCTTTGCTTTATCGAAAATATGATTTAATTTGAGTACTTAAAAGGAAACtctcaaagaaaataaaatcgaAGGCGTTAACCCATTAAATTCCCTCCATGGGGAGTTGATTGGGGTGCATCACCAAAAATTAATAGTTTAGAGGGCACTTGCGAACCAAAATAGAAGTTCAAGGATGTATTTTGCATCTAATTTACTTTGTAGATTAGTGCAGATGCAAGAACGTATAACAGAGCACTAGCATCACCAGTTGTATTTCATTACAGAGTTATTCGGATCTTGTGTGGCGCCATTGTCTCCTGTCTGACTTGCCAATTGCATACACACAGCCCAGCCCCTGAAATGCTTTGCCCCCCTGGCGAACCATTTGGTTGCGCGGCTGAAATAATTTCAGTGACTTTGCCTCTGCATCCTGAGAAATTTTCATGCGGCATGGGTTATATCATATATGCAAGAAAGGGTGTACGTGCTGCAAAAATAAGACAATCAGAAAAACTGAATGGCGCAATAATTACTTGCTTACTGTAATCCTAGGATGACGATGGGTtgcgtttggattgcaattttctatagaaaattgcaaaatatttctcttatttatattttctgatcatccttttatttttcatacatcacatcattacagtattttttttttcaaaaatttcaaaaaattacaatccagaCGGAAAGAGTTTGCGCAGCTTAGCTGAAAGCAAGAAATAAGTGATAGCAGAGACATAATTACGAGAAGATGAGAACAAATGCTAATATTGCAATTGACGATATTCTAAAGCTGTGGTAGACTTCCAgtcatttttccttcaaaaaaaaaaaaaaaaaaaacagaaaagaaagacttccagtcattttaaaaataagagttcagaaaaaaaaatctgcgaATTGAACCGATCTTTTACAATTATTAGCCAaatcttttctaaattttgcaGTGTAATGCTTAATTCGCCTACCAGAGTGGGTCCTATGGTGCATCCATGTTAATCATTTTAACGCAGGCGTAACTAAAACATAGACATGGATAAGGGTTATATATATTAGTTTTAATGGCACAtccaattttaaaaatacattacTTATATATGAATTAAACTTTTTcgtatttggaaaaaaatttgatCTTTTAACTATTTTTTGTATGAGATTGTAGTTTGTTTGATAGTTATAGTACTATTGTAGTTATATTGGCAACATATAATGAAGTAGCTAAGTTTAAAGTTAATTTTGAAGGAATTGAATTAGTCATAGTGATGCTGTTATTTCCATTGGATGTCATTGTGAGGGAAAGGAGAAGTGGATagaagaaaaaaggggaaatgaGGGATGCTTTCTATTCTATATTCTATAAAGAGACACAAAATTTTAGCACTCACTCAAAGGTGCTCAAAGTTTATATATAGAAAgaaatatgtatatatgtacataCCGTTATTAACCAAATGTAGAAGTATCTACAGTTACAAGAGGATTTTCTAACCATTTGTTGATCAATACGTTAttccttttcctctttcttgATGGAGAGGTGGAATCAGGTTGATGGTGGTATTTGCTTTTCTTCGTATTAGCGAGAAGTTTGCTTGAAAACCAGTTTGGGAGAAGTATTCCGGGCAGGTACGACAAAACGATTAAGTCATACTGAATAGTGGTAGTAAACAATGCCCTGGTCTtgcgcatatatatatatatataggacgTAAACGGCAGACCTTCAATCATTCCCGGGGCCGACTTTGAGGCGGTGGTCTTGATCTCACCATTGCCCACCACCGCCCACCGGTGGTGTCGGTGGCCGCGGTACACGTACATTAGAGCTGCTACTACTTACATTAACTTGGCCAAAGGAAAACCCCAAAGTACCAAGGACGACTCGAGTAATTAATCATTGCTAGGAGGTTTGCCTGCAGCGCTGTTCATTAGTTGGAGATTTGCAGCCTCTGCTTctcaaaaaaatttctcaaatttttttgacGGTGTGAAAACAAAAGCCCACATTGCTGTTGCATGGAAAGGCACATTTTTACAGAGCAGAAAAACGTACAATTAAATCATGTACAGGAGGCTGGAgaccaaaaaggaaaagaagaaaagagaaggaaataGAAACATAGATGAATGAGGACCGATGAGTTAGAATATGACATGTGGAGGACATGCATGCATTAGAAGGTATGTTGATTCAGGAGGGCACTAATAATGAAGCACGAGGCGGCCAAGGGATGACAACGCCATAACATCGTCGCATTTGAGCATGCATGTTAGCTGCACATGCATTTGGTACGTAGTATACCATACTACGTTAACTCAGATTCTATAATTAGTAGTACACTATCGATTGAGTTTATGGTACTCgtacttttctttcctttctttcaacattttctCGCGATTCAACTCTGCAACTGTGCCAACCATATCCGACTGTATACTTATTGATGCAGTTCTAGAGGGCTCTTCGTTCCAAACGAACTCTAGTGAAGAAGAAATTACCCGCAATGTCTGCTCCAGTGGGTGCTGTAACAGCATCTAATCTTCTGTTATTTACGAATCTGCATTTGTTGCCAAGAGTAATTTGATAGCAGTTGTATTGTACTA
The genomic region above belongs to Coffea arabica cultivar ET-39 chromosome 7c, Coffea Arabica ET-39 HiFi, whole genome shotgun sequence and contains:
- the LOC113698027 gene encoding uncharacterized protein, coding for MASDIGKSATATMPAGTENLSSSGTGDGDASDFECNICFDIAQDPIVTLCGHLYCWPCLFRWLRHHSHSHECPVCKALIQEEKLVPLYGRGRTATDPRSKPVPGVEIPDRPAGQRPQTAPPPHPHPDSANFLNFGLGLAGGFLPVMTAGFGSFAMLAGFGGILPSMFSFQIHGFPTAPVYGTGSGYPHTYPGGYYHGANVPRAPMTPQGSQAEDNKLLILLLIILSLVVLSLIW